DNA from Spartinivicinus poritis:
AACACATAAATTAACGCTCACCTATTTTGTTTGCTCAATTAACAGTTAATTTTTAAGTCAACACAAACTTTGCCTAGTTCATTGTCTATTGTTATCCCACACTTTGAACTAATTGGTTAATTTTAAGAGTATCAGAATGGAAAATAACCTAAACGCCTACTGGATGGGGTTTACTGCCAATAGACAGTTCAAACAATCTCCTCGGATGTTTTCAAAATCAAAAGGAATGTTTTATTACACTCCAGAAAACTTAGAAGTTATGGATAGTATTGCAGGTTTGTGGTGTGTTAATGCTGGCCACTGTCGTAGCAAAATTGTTAATGCCGTTCAACAGCAGGTAGCTGAACTTGACTATTCACCAGCCTTTCAAATGGGTCACCCAAAAGCTTTCGAACTGGCTAATCGCCTAACGAATTTACTTCCAAACAATTTACAACATGTGTTTTATACAGGATCTGGTTCCGAGTCAGTAGAAACTGCGCTTAAAATAGCATTAGCGTACCATCGAGCCAAAGGACAAGGGCAAAAAACCATATTAATTGGGCGTGAACGAGCTTATCACGGCGTCAATTTTGGAGGAATGTCAGTAGGCGGCATGGTGGCCAACCGAAAAATGTTCGCCAACTTGTTGGGTAATGTTGACCATTTACCTCACACCCATGATATCAGTAAAAATGCTTTTTCCAGAGGTTTACCAAGCCATGGCATGGAAAAAGCCGACGCGCTGAATGACTTACTTAGTTTGCATGATCCATCAACTGTCGCAGCGGTGATTGTTGAGCCTATTTCTGGTTCTGCAGGAGTATTGCTTCCCCCCAAAGGTTATCTGGAAAAATTACGGGCTATTTGTGATCAACACGATATTTTATTGATTTTTGATGAAGTAATTACTGGCTTTGGTCGACTTGGTGATTCATTTGCTACTAACTATTTTGGAGTAACTCCTGATATTCTTACTACAGCCAAAGGATTAACCAATGGCACTGTTCCTATGGGGGCAGTAATGATAAGCGATGGAATTTATCAAGCCTTTATGCATGGCCCTGAGCATATGGTTGAGTTATTTCATGGTTATACTTTTTCAGGACACCCGTTAGCTTGTGCCGCTGCTTTAGCTTCATTAGATGTATATGAAGAGGAAAACCTGTTTCAACGACAGGATGGCATTTATCAATATTGGGAAGATGCCATGCATAGTATGATGAACTTGCCTTATGTTATTGATATTCGCAACTTAGGCTTAATTGGCGCTATTGAGTTAGAACCAGTTGCCGGTTCACCCGGTAAGCGCGCCTTTCAAGCATTTCTTAATGCCTATGAAGCAGGGCTGCTAATTCGTACAACAGGTGATACCATCGCTTTTTCACCGCCTTTGATTATCGAGAAACAACACATTGATAGGCTGGTGGAAACTGTAAGTAAAGTGCTAAAGCACCTGACATAAAAAAATTACTGGTATAGGGTTAACCCTTAAAAAAATTCATCAAGGGTATACCCAATACGAATGTTTTTTTAGGTGCGGCCATCGAGAGACGAGGCCCCATGAGCCTATAATAATAGGTGATTGGGGTGACAGTTAAATGCTCCATGCATTAACTGCATTCACACCATCCTTAGTGATTAGGATTGAAGATAACAAAACCTAGAAATCATTCGTGAAGGGTATATAAGGAAATTTATGAATAAAGTGAAGGCCGGCCTAATTCAAATGGGCTTAAAAGCGGATACTAACGAATCTCCCGAAACAATCCGTGACTTAATGAATGAAGCTCATATTCA
Protein-coding regions in this window:
- a CDS encoding aspartate aminotransferase family protein, translating into MENNLNAYWMGFTANRQFKQSPRMFSKSKGMFYYTPENLEVMDSIAGLWCVNAGHCRSKIVNAVQQQVAELDYSPAFQMGHPKAFELANRLTNLLPNNLQHVFYTGSGSESVETALKIALAYHRAKGQGQKTILIGRERAYHGVNFGGMSVGGMVANRKMFANLLGNVDHLPHTHDISKNAFSRGLPSHGMEKADALNDLLSLHDPSTVAAVIVEPISGSAGVLLPPKGYLEKLRAICDQHDILLIFDEVITGFGRLGDSFATNYFGVTPDILTTAKGLTNGTVPMGAVMISDGIYQAFMHGPEHMVELFHGYTFSGHPLACAAALASLDVYEEENLFQRQDGIYQYWEDAMHSMMNLPYVIDIRNLGLIGAIELEPVAGSPGKRAFQAFLNAYEAGLLIRTTGDTIAFSPPLIIEKQHIDRLVETVSKVLKHLT